The following proteins come from a genomic window of Nycticebus coucang isolate mNycCou1 chromosome 11, mNycCou1.pri, whole genome shotgun sequence:
- the LOC128560170 gene encoding uncharacterized protein LOC128560170 translates to MLRRLTSGAAGGARRGMRADARPPAEGRAGFPLELPPEDRKFLHAALPACPPPSPGPSLLPRSAPAESRTGLRPLLPTPSREGEIQVTSPPALFRCTPFSWWTLDRGDCADAAGSWHRLGICGCEKQVSLGREEPPSRFRLRALRNSELSAAEPPDSLRDEFLRLSENHSVDPAARSREWRASSRLWEAPVLDISIHLKSAISACHGAAALRRGDPSWPSDAVWWCLEEKCVTCDVVQHLPWDIS, encoded by the exons ATGCTGCGGCGCCTCACCAGCGGAGCGGCCGGCGGTGCGCGGCGTGGGATGCGGGCGGACGCACGACCCCCGGCCGAAGGAAGGGCGGGCTTTCCCCTAGAGTTGCCGCCGGAGGACCGAAAGTTTTTGCATGCTGCCCTTCCGGCGTGTCCCCCCCCCTCGCCGGGTCCCAGTCTACTACCGCGAAGCGCCCCTGCGGAGAGCCGGACAGGTTTGCGCCCCCTGCTCCCTACCCCAAGCCGGGAAGGAGAGATCCAGGTGACTTCTCCTCCAGCCCTGTTCCGCTGCACCCCTTTTTCTTGGTGGACCCTGGACCGTGGAGATTGTGCGGACGCCGCTGGAAGCTGGCACCGGTTGGGTATATGTGGTTGTGAGAAGCAGGTGAGTTTGGGGCGAGAGGAGCCACCTTCCCGTTTCAGGCTGCGGGCCTTGCGCAACTCAGAACTCAGCGCTGCAGAGCCCCCGGACTCCCTGCGCGATGAATTTCTCCGGCTGTCGGAGAACCACTCCGTGGACCCTGCTGCAAGGTCACGCGAGTGGAGAGCAAGTTCTCGGCTCTGGGAAG CACCTGTGCTGGACATATCCATCCATCTTAAGTCAGCCATCTCAGCCTGTCATGGAGCAGCTGCCCTCAGGAGAGGAGACCCATCCTGGCCCTCAGATGCAGTGTGGTGGTGTCTGGAAGAA AAATGTGTTACATGTGACGTTGTTCAACATTTGCCATGGGACATCTCATAA